One genomic region from Clarias gariepinus isolate MV-2021 ecotype Netherlands chromosome 22, CGAR_prim_01v2, whole genome shotgun sequence encodes:
- the nr1d4a gene encoding nuclear receptor subfamily 1, group D, member 4a: MDSNSGGVILYAGSSGSASPSPGSPSSGYQTQSPSTHSQPSSPEEVTFTEIGALKQQGTSGTPSSPKLVFQFPEIYSSSTPSSNQNTYSHPIAGKRPCGFTGTFTKAGGMVLLCKVCGDIASGFHYGVHACEGCKGFFRRSIQQNINYKMCMKNENCLIMRMNRNRCQHCRFKKCLAVGMSRDAVRFGRIPKREKQRLLDEMQSYMNSLNESASLNVASSPPCDPPASPMEIQPKETIGSIAKAYQDIFPNAPDRLTKRAAGSNNGSSGSTSFQSSTPQESSFSRLNPPATYHTGVPVGYTVAGLCPRQQMSSDNKCPLDNSHYQNHAQSNQIPCQSTVNPSPQANYGSSYAAGEMQAQTSCPWKLVAGSKVLACPLNACPVSAPGVSSQQVWESFSQCFTPAVREVVEFAKGIPGFQDLCQHDQIMLLKAGTFQVLMVRFCSLFNPKDRTVTFLNGQAYPLATLRTLGMGSLLDAMFDFSEKLASLNLESDEMALFMAVVLVSADRTGVSDTAAVEQLQESLIRALRALVYRRHPDDSALFPKLLLRLPDLRTLNTLHSDKLLNFHIDP; the protein is encoded by the exons ATGGACAGCAACTCtg gagGTGTAATATTATATGCTGGCTCCAGTGGCAGTGCCAGCCCAAGCCCAGGCAGCCCATCCAGTGGGTACCAGACTCAGTCGCCTTCCACACACTCACAGCCTTCATCCCCAGAGGAGGTCACCTTTACAGAGATCGGCGCTCTTAAACAACAAGGCACCAGTGGAACTCCCTCCTCTCCCAAACTGGTGTTTCAATTCCCAGAGATCTACAGCAGCTCAACACCATCCTCCAACCAGAATACATACTCACACCCAATTGCAGGAAAGAGGCCATGTGGCTTTACTGGCACCTTCACAA AGGCAGGGGGTATGGTCCTACTCTGTAAAGTGTGCGGTGACATTGCATCAGGGTTCCATTATGGAGTTCATGCATGTGAGGGCTGCAAG GGTTTCTTTCGCCGCAGCATTCAGCAGAACATTAACTACAAGATGTGCATGAAGAATGAGAACTGCCTGATCATGCGCATGAACCGCAACCGTTGCCAGCACTGCCGCTTCAAGAAGTGTCTGGCTGTGGGCATGTCCCGTGATG CTGTGCGCTTTGGCCGCATCCCTAAACGTGAGAAGCAGAGGCTGCTGGATGAAATGCAGAGCTACATGAACAGCCTGAATGAGTCAGCCAGCTTAAACGTAGCCTCCTCCCCTCCTTGTGATCCCCCTGCCAGCCCAATGGAGATCCAACCCAAAGAAACGATCGGCTCCATTGCAAAAGCCTATCAGGACATCTTCCCAAATGCTCCTGACCGTCTAACAAAGAGAGCAGCTGGCAGCAACAATGGCAGCAGTGGGTCAACCTCCTTTCAGAGCTCCACTCCTCAGGAAAGCAGCTTCTCTCGTCTTAATCCCCCTGCAACATATCACACTGGAGTACCTGTGGGTTACACAGTAGCTGGTCTCTGCCCTAGACAGCAAATGTCCAGTGACAACAAATGCCCACTGGATAACAGTCATTATCAAAACCATGCTCAGTCCAATCAAATCCCATGCCAGTCTACAGTTAACCCGTCTCCGCAGGCCAATTACGGCAGTAGTTATGCAGCTGGCGAGATGCAGGCTCAGACCTCATGCCCGTGGAAGCTGGTTGCAGGCTCCAAAGTACTG GCCTGCCCTCTAAACGCATGCCCAGTTTCAGCGCCAGGCGTCTCGAGCCAGCAGGTGTGGGAGTCTTTCTCTCAGTGTTTTACCCCTGCAGTGCGGGAGGTGGTGGAGTTTGCCAAGGGCATCCCAGGGTTTCAAGATCTGTGCCAACATGACCAGATCATGTTGCTCAAAGCTGGCACATTTCAG gtgCTAATGGTGAGGTTCTGCTCGCTGTTTAACCCAAAAGACCGGACAGTGACATTTCTAAATGGACAGGCTTACCCACTGGCGACACTGCGCACATTGGGTATGGGATCCCTGCTGGATGCCATGTTTGACTTCTCTGAGAAACTGGCCTCCCTTAACCTGGAATCTGATGAGATGGCACTTTTCATGGCAGTGGTCCTAGTCTCTGCGG ACCGAACTGGTGTTTCTGACACGGCAGCGGTGGAGCAGTTACAGGAGAGTCTGATCCGGGCGCTACGAGCCTTGGTTTACCGTCGTCATCCTGATGACAGTGCACTTTTCCCCAAGCTGTTGCTGCGCCTGCCAGACCTGCGCACCCTCAATACCTTGCACTCAGACAAGCTGCTCAACTTCCACATCGACCCATGA